The genomic interval atctgTCTCAAATATGGTAAAATAGAAAAACAGAGACATTGCTAGTGGTAATCGGATTATTAGTCACTTTGCGAtaaatttttgtcatgaaaattgcgaatacggaatatttggcagtcgagttcttgttagtatgatggacttttcggctgccgttatagagattttagtgacttttgggcgagcgctttgtgaccaataatcaccaaaccacaatatctttgtaaaaaataaaatatgttccataatatgtatgtgcgtaccGAAACAGtagcaaccgacacgatctgttcatattatacagcaatatatgtatgtatatcactaaaacgtatcaagcaaagtTTTGCCAAGCGCATATGaatgttttgtgaaaatattcgacgaaagcaatattgcaccgtattgTCGCACTCTGTAGTGCATATATAAACCGATTTTACCTTGCCCAAAAAAAGTATGACCGTGCcgaaaacgggcggtgctgtatagcaGGAATAGAACTAGTCTTTTCCGCGCAGTGTTGTACCGAGCTACATAATATAAATGGACTTTTGTGAGTATTTGCTTGCAAATTTTATAGTTTGCAACTTCCATATTTTGGCAACAGATTAAAGTCGTACAATTGTTTAATAGCTCAGTCATACAAGTGAATATTCAGACCTATatagcatgtatgtacatatgtatgtatttgtattatattaattctatcgaggttttttatgtttttctcagaaaccttttggtttattggacgaaaattttatatctaaaagtttaagcttaataacaagctatgtataaaatttggtaagcatccgtcaacgggaagtggcagtttactcttgtttgatttttcttccactatttttttcgaccccttaaacatgtgtgatcttaacgaaaaaaaagtcaattgtaattcttgtattaatataatgaaaataaaaaaaatgattaaattttataaaccggaagtgaaattttttccttttagaaaggtcaaaaatgttgtgcctactactctgtccacacctctgaacgtatcaagctgaaaatttatatttgtattttttatatattaacttagagctgataagattttggttagaattcgtaaaccggaagtagtattttttttaagcaatatttaattttgaacttttaattattttaatcttcttgatatttattgtatataatactgatagtgattttaagtaataaaaaaaaaattgaaaaaatccgacagccggaaatagaacttttgtcttttgcaagtttccatacatttgcactcaataTGTATCggaaatgctgtcatagctattagtatttcataatgttgccggtatgtgtgaacgtgtctgtgcggttcaatatcgaactttgttttgtgactttcttatattcctcaaatacatagataaagtcatgagttggtcacatccgaatttttttgaatcgaaaaaaaaaatcgaatcagtcatagaaactttcccaACAGTTCTCAACCAaagccatacatacatacatacaaagtctctttcgaaattatatattagattattcgtAATTTTGAACTtgaagatgtatgtatgtatgtttataataaaaaaaatttactgtagcaaacgagaaaaaaacaatgtatgagaaatggataatattttctaaagatCATTCCGCttgtaataatttgtataaaattgcaATTTGCGAAATAATATTTGGTCTAATGAGTGCAGCCCGGAGAAAGGAGAGAAACAGCTGAATTAATGCATTTGGAATGACTtaagaaaatttttatcaaGCAAAGCTGgcgaacatattttgaaacaagctAAAAGCtaggaaaaaacttttaataaaactgtttttattgcaatttttttttctttaaattaaaatgtaattcctGTAATTGTatccaatatattttaataactgcgATACCTGTGGATTAGAAAGTGACTTTTTTATATGTTctctcctacatacatatgtatacaaataaaggtttttgagctctttttcctattatgctgtagattaacattagaataatataatactatgattactaaccaaataaaataaaattgtaaaatagaaaatgatcagtagataagtagctattaaaatagatataagatgtattgtgaacatgatttcgtaataataaaaagcatttaaaaatcaaaatcaaatatacttatttacatacattataatttaataaaaaatatttttttcttaattattaaACTCCTTTTTTTCGATGGTTCGAAATAGTGAATGTTCCAATCGGTGATTTTagaaatctggcaaccctgtTCTCACACTACATGAGGACATTGCTTATTGAAAAGAAGTTGgcataataattaattccaaTTACTGTGATCTCTCCCCCcattaattcaataataaagcttaaattattataaataaatcacacATTAAATGATTACATCTTAGATATAAAACAAAGATCGTTcgttagtgtgtgtgtgtgtgtgtgtgtaattcgtttctgattggctgtcgttaaatattcatttttttcgatccaaataaatttaataaaaaaaaaacaaatgaatattatgaatagtatacattatatgtatgcaaatccgtttaaatgatttttacagTATTAAATGTTTTTCTTCCGTTTTCAATTTCAGAATCGAATACCGGACCTGAATAGAACCTGGAATTATAATCCTGCCTAGATAGTTAAATAAAACAGACCAACTTTCAACATAACGAATAAAGAACGCGCTATTTTTTGACTAATGATTAATAGTGACAGGAAATGACACTATTATCAAAAGGTTTCCATAAACACATTTCGACGCACAATTAAcgggaaatttttattataatgaacCATCAGACTTAAATGGTTTCCGTGTTCATAAGAACTATACAagtcattaattaattacattatcCAGTTGAATAAAAGacgattttctttattaaaaaaataatgtattatatatatacatatatatttgacaaaaataaaaataaatttttaaatggcACGCAACGGTGGGACAGTTtcagtcgatcgtttcataaataatatcatACACAAGTCAACTCGTGCACGTAACAAGAATCACATAcgtatcaaaatatatacaaatatcaaatgacACCAAAGTGTGTTTGAATTGTCATCAAATTTACATTCACGAGGAAAGTGCTCAAATTTAATAACACCGTCGAAAGTGACTAAgataatttaattgttaatcGCTATACAGACTATACACAAAAAGGAATGAATATGTCGAAACTGTTTAAACTTTCAGTTTTATCAGTTTCGTTGTAAACATATCACATCAAAGGCACAATAAATATCACATACAGTTCAAATAGCATATATCAGTAATAATGTTCAATAATAAAGTGCGATGATTAGTTGCACGTATTTACTTTAGCTGATTTCGCATTCGGACGTGTCAATACAATGCAAAATGTCTTACTCGTCAACATTCAGCTGCTGTTTgcaaatttcaaatatcaaagtaacaagtttcataataaataaatattaaaaaatataataaatattgtatgtaggcTTGAATgcgttttaaacgaaatcagGCGTCTCGGTCTGAGCCGAGCAGGTCATCTTTGAGGCTGACGACTTCGAGAAGCAATTGCCGATTTCCTTCTTGCAATTTGGCTATGGTTTCTTTGTACTTTTTCTCTTTCGCCTGGAACTCTGCGATGTAAGCGTGCTTAGCCTCTACTTTTGATACAAATACACCTGAAAACGTTATCAAAATATATGAATCAACATTTGAATTGCGCATTACAACGATGCAAAGAGCAATGTTTTACCACATTGTCCTCGAGATCTATCTTGCAATTGCAAATAGTCttgttccatcttcttcacCGTTTTTGTGAGTTGATTTTCTTTTGAATCCATTTGTTTCTTTGTCCTCTTTACTTCTTCGGTCACCTTCGCCAACTCTTTCTTACAACATTCATATTTGAAAATCACCTGCCGTACATTTTCGTCCGCTTGTTTCCGTTTATTTCTCATCAAGTCCAAATCCGACTTCGACTTCTCGACAAGTGACTGCAATAAAaatttggaaatatttatttacattacagatatacttcAGGGCGTCACTATAGCTAGGCATATACAGGGCAgcgcctaggagttcggccgcctgtgtgcaaacttaaatcggccgctctttaatttcatcagcatttgtataaatcatgtTAATAaagaagattaaaaaaaaaattaagagagtcgtgcaaaaatcttaccttgtgataaatataGTTTGAGAAAtgtagtgttgaaaattttaatcacaataaaaattgaccagaaaaacagacagacaaCCAAAACGTTAaattctgaacaggaccagacgacaagacAGACTGAaagttttcaagttcattcatgaaaatataatgtttttacccccaatctcacatctaggacattgtcctttcgatgaccaacatccttgaagaaatacatacatacagaacaTAAAAGAACAGCTCTATGCGGActgaagctatacctgctatcccgttatatACCCGAATTAaagttcgggtgtgttacaagttgtaacagcaatccacaagtatacaacaagacaacctaaatgcattaaaaaaaatgtacaatgtcttgtttcgtattttttaaaggaatataatttttttgactctcatttctttcggccgcctgtgtatgttgcacacatttgtacatttttctTCCAtcatatggaatcctacccatataactcattcattgaagattgagagaatccaaaaacggtttctcagatatctttatatgaaacggtatggttattatccttggctatatcctagtgcattcctattaggggcgttaggtttcaactcattggag from Arctopsyche grandis isolate Sample6627 chromosome 9, ASM5162203v2, whole genome shotgun sequence carries:
- the LOC143916776 gene encoding uncharacterized protein LOC143916776, whose protein sequence is MSETDDMESIEKEIRELILHSKSKRTTVFEPCNENNLAEYLTYIQEELTLYGVKYRFNPFDDLAGSENTVQAMVRLVNAVWNLLMQHKEITSNADKLKERNYALQQNNFFLNSLVEKSKSDLDLMRNKRKQADENVRQVIFKYECCKKELAKVTEEVKRTKKQMDSKENQLTKTVKKMEQDYLQLQDRSRGQCGVFVSKVEAKHAYIAEFQAKEKKYKETIAKLQEGNRQLLLEVVSLKDDLLGSDRDA